From a region of the Nocardioides ginsengisegetis genome:
- the bioD gene encoding dethiobiotin synthase codes for MSRIVVVTGTSTGVGKTVATAALALRAAGSGTVTVVKPVQTGIVDGDSDAGEVHRLTGCGVQEYTALDEPLAPDTAARRQGVRIPPVAEYADRIRVLAEFHDTVVVEGAGGLLVRLDTDGGTILDLAAELAETLPVEVVVVAGPQLGTLNHAELTVGAIRARGLEPAGVVIGAWPAEPGLAERCNAEDLPRVTGLPVLATIPAGVGTLDREAFREQSPTWFA; via the coding sequence ATGAGCCGCATCGTCGTCGTCACCGGCACGTCCACGGGCGTCGGCAAGACCGTCGCCACCGCGGCGCTCGCGCTGCGCGCGGCCGGGTCCGGCACCGTCACCGTCGTGAAGCCCGTGCAGACCGGGATCGTCGACGGCGACAGCGACGCCGGGGAGGTGCACCGGCTGACCGGCTGCGGCGTGCAGGAGTACACCGCGCTCGACGAGCCCCTCGCACCCGACACCGCGGCCCGTCGGCAGGGCGTGCGGATCCCGCCCGTGGCGGAGTACGCCGACCGGATCCGGGTGCTCGCGGAGTTCCACGACACGGTCGTCGTCGAGGGCGCGGGCGGGCTGCTGGTCCGCCTCGACACCGACGGCGGCACGATCCTCGACCTCGCCGCCGAGCTCGCCGAGACGCTCCCCGTCGAGGTCGTCGTCGTCGCCGGGCCGCAGCTCGGGACCCTCAACCACGCCGAGCTCACCGTCGGCGCGATCCGCGCCCGCGGCCTCGAGCCGGCGGGCGTGGTGATCGGCGCCTGGCCGGCCGAGCCCGGCCTGGCCGAGCGCTGCAACGCCGAGGACCTCCCCCGCGTCACCGGACTGCCGGTGCTGGCGACCATCCCCGCCGGCGTGGGCACGCTGGACCGCGAGGCCTTCCGCGAGCAGTCGCCGACCTGGTTCGCCTGA
- a CDS encoding amidase — MTDLHDLTALEQGDLVRRREVSSAELTEHYLERADRLDSVGAFVTLTPDLARVRALSLGTGTSPLYGVPTAIKDLNMTAGVRTTFGSAAFDDFVPDVSDGVTLSIEAAGMVSIGKTSTPEFGSPCYTEPEGLPPAVTPWDRTRMAGGSSGGAAAAVAAGLVPVAQGSDGGGSIRIPASCCGLVGLKPTRGRISGHPMYGDPVGLATAGSIARTVRDAAALLDVLEGRRPGDPSWAPPPDASFLSACDRPPGRLRIARFVEPVIADVPVDPECVRAWEDASVLLESLGHEVVDVAVPLPREAVPVFETCWSVLTALSVVPPEREHLLRPLTRWLTERGNAVSGPGFGLAIGAMRRFAAEALTALAPYDAVLTPTLATPPLPVGALRNDADPGADFEAQKDFTPWTSAWNVTGMPAVSLPTHWTPDGLPVGVMLAARPAEEALLLSLSAQVEEAAPWADRRPPGW, encoded by the coding sequence ATGACTGACCTCCACGACCTGACCGCCCTGGAGCAGGGCGACCTCGTCCGGCGTCGTGAGGTCTCCTCCGCCGAGCTCACCGAGCACTACCTCGAACGCGCCGACCGACTCGACTCGGTCGGCGCGTTCGTCACGCTCACCCCCGACCTGGCCCGGGTCCGGGCCCTGTCGCTGGGCACCGGGACGTCGCCGCTCTACGGCGTGCCGACCGCGATCAAGGACCTGAACATGACCGCCGGGGTCCGCACCACCTTCGGTTCCGCGGCGTTCGACGACTTCGTGCCCGACGTCTCCGACGGCGTGACGCTGTCGATCGAGGCCGCCGGGATGGTCAGCATCGGCAAGACCAGCACGCCGGAGTTCGGGTCGCCCTGCTACACCGAGCCCGAGGGGCTGCCGCCGGCGGTGACCCCCTGGGACCGCACCCGGATGGCCGGCGGCTCGTCGGGTGGTGCGGCCGCAGCGGTCGCGGCCGGCCTCGTGCCCGTCGCCCAGGGCTCCGACGGGGGAGGGTCGATCCGGATCCCGGCCTCCTGCTGCGGGCTGGTCGGCCTCAAGCCCACCCGCGGCCGGATCAGCGGCCACCCGATGTACGGCGACCCGGTCGGCCTCGCGACGGCCGGCTCGATCGCCCGGACGGTGCGGGACGCAGCCGCGCTGCTCGACGTGCTCGAGGGACGCCGGCCCGGCGACCCGTCGTGGGCGCCACCGCCGGACGCCTCTTTCCTCTCGGCCTGCGACCGGCCGCCGGGTCGGCTGCGGATCGCCCGCTTCGTCGAGCCCGTCATCGCCGACGTGCCGGTCGACCCGGAGTGCGTCCGGGCCTGGGAGGACGCCTCGGTCCTGCTCGAGTCGCTCGGCCACGAGGTCGTCGACGTCGCGGTCCCGCTGCCGCGCGAGGCGGTGCCGGTCTTCGAGACCTGCTGGTCGGTGCTGACCGCGCTGTCCGTGGTGCCGCCCGAGCGCGAGCACCTGCTGCGTCCGCTGACCCGCTGGCTGACCGAGCGCGGCAACGCCGTCAGCGGGCCTGGTTTCGGGCTCGCCATCGGCGCGATGAGGCGGTTCGCGGCCGAGGCGCTGACCGCGCTGGCGCCGTACGACGCGGTGCTGACGCCGACGCTCGCAACTCCGCCGTTGCCGGTCGGGGCGCTGCGCAACGACGCCGACCCGGGGGCCGACTTCGAGGCCCAGAAGGACTTCACGCCGTGGACCTCGGCCTGGAACGTCACCGGCATGCCGGCGGTCTCGCTCCCCACGCACTGGACGCCTGACGGGCTGCCGGTCGGGGTGATGCTGGCCGCCCGTCCCGCCGAGGAGGCGTTGCTGCTGTCGCTCTCCGCGCAGGTCGAGGAGGCCGCGCCGTGGGCCGACCGGCGGCCGCCGGGCTGGTGA
- a CDS encoding NADPH-dependent FMN reductase: protein MSDTRVIVLVGSLRADSLNRKIAETLRDQAPEGVTVEIAENLEALPFYNEDLDGENVPAAAAELRARVANADRVLAVTPEYNGTMPAVLNNAIDWLSRPYGVGAIKGKPFGVVGATPTPYGGKWAHQDTARSAGIAGAVVVEDVTVSQSALEVDVLTDADVLAKLNGAVQTLVDFDAETAAA from the coding sequence ATGTCGGACACCCGCGTCATCGTCCTCGTCGGCAGCCTTCGCGCCGACTCCCTGAACCGCAAGATCGCCGAGACCCTGCGTGACCAGGCGCCCGAGGGCGTCACGGTCGAGATCGCCGAGAACCTCGAGGCGCTCCCGTTCTACAACGAGGACCTCGACGGCGAGAACGTCCCCGCGGCCGCCGCCGAGCTGCGCGCCCGCGTCGCCAACGCCGACCGCGTGCTGGCCGTCACCCCCGAGTACAACGGCACCATGCCCGCCGTGCTCAACAACGCCATCGACTGGCTCTCCCGCCCCTACGGCGTCGGCGCCATCAAGGGCAAGCCGTTCGGCGTCGTCGGTGCCACCCCCACGCCGTACGGCGGCAAGTGGGCCCACCAGGACACCGCCCGCTCCGCCGGCATCGCCGGTGCGGTCGTGGTCGAGGACGTCACCGTCTCGCAGTCGGCCCTCGAGGTCGACGTGCTGACCGACGCCGACGTGCTGGCCAAGCTCAACGGCGCCGTGCAGACCCTGGTCGACTTCGACGCGGAGACCGCCGCGGCCTGA
- a CDS encoding TetR/AcrR family transcriptional regulator yields MSEPRLLPLLDAPHPERRDAARNREALLLAAQRLVDHCGVDGVTMDAVAHEAGVGKGTVFRRFVSREGLMAALLNFSETEWQAAVMSGPPPLGPGAEPWDRLMAFGRSRLETTIKHADLIRHAGRAGSRSFAAYSFVAMHVRYLLGELHVTGDLPLLATALMAPLEAPILDQQVRIEGLEVDRVYAGWVDLARRVVRSP; encoded by the coding sequence ATGTCCGAACCCCGCCTCCTGCCGCTGCTCGACGCTCCCCACCCCGAGCGTCGCGACGCCGCGCGCAACCGCGAGGCGCTGCTGCTCGCGGCCCAGCGGCTCGTCGACCACTGCGGGGTCGACGGCGTGACGATGGACGCCGTCGCGCACGAGGCGGGTGTGGGCAAGGGCACGGTCTTCCGCCGCTTCGTCTCCCGCGAGGGCCTGATGGCGGCGCTGCTGAACTTCTCCGAGACCGAGTGGCAGGCCGCGGTGATGTCCGGCCCGCCGCCGCTCGGCCCGGGCGCCGAGCCGTGGGACCGGCTGATGGCCTTCGGCCGCTCGCGCCTGGAGACGACGATCAAGCACGCCGACCTGATCCGGCACGCCGGCCGCGCCGGGTCGCGGTCGTTCGCGGCGTACTCCTTCGTGGCCATGCACGTGCGCTACCTCCTCGGCGAGCTGCACGTCACCGGCGACCTGCCGCTGCTCGCCACCGCGCTGATGGCCCCGCTGGAGGCGCCGATCCTGGACCAGCAGGTGCGGATCGAGGGCCTCGAGGTCGACCGCGTGTACGCCGGCTGGGTCGACCTCGCCCGCCGGGTGGTGCGGTCGCCGTAG
- a CDS encoding ABC transporter ATP-binding protein, with the protein MTEPLAVDAVGVTKAFGSLRAVDDITVRVAPGEVYGVLGPNGAGKTTFLRMLFGLIRPDAGTIRVFGRTWEEDGAAVLDGVAGFIESPKFYPYLTGRANLEGLALLDGGARPGRLEEVLAIVDLADRADDKVGGYSYGMRQRLGVAASLLRDPRLLILDEPANGLDPAGIRDMRALVKRLAGSGLTVLLSSHHMDEVEEICDNVTIMRRGSVAFHGTIADLRAMAPDPGHLLATTDDARALALAADRPGIEVERDPEAALVVTGPQHEVSAYVADLVRAGLDLRAFTPTRTPLEALFFMLTDATPDLEEVR; encoded by the coding sequence ATGACAGAACCGCTGGCCGTGGACGCCGTGGGTGTGACCAAGGCCTTCGGGTCCCTGCGCGCGGTGGACGACATCACCGTCCGCGTCGCCCCCGGTGAGGTGTACGGCGTGCTCGGGCCCAACGGCGCCGGCAAGACGACGTTCCTGCGGATGCTCTTCGGGCTGATCCGCCCCGACGCCGGCACGATCCGGGTCTTCGGCCGGACGTGGGAGGAGGACGGGGCCGCCGTGCTGGACGGCGTCGCAGGCTTCATCGAGAGCCCGAAGTTCTACCCCTACCTGACCGGACGGGCCAACCTCGAGGGGCTCGCGCTCCTCGACGGCGGCGCCCGGCCCGGCCGTCTCGAGGAGGTGCTGGCCATCGTCGACCTGGCCGACCGCGCCGACGACAAGGTGGGTGGCTACTCCTACGGCATGCGGCAGCGGCTCGGCGTCGCCGCCAGCCTGTTGCGCGACCCGCGCCTGCTGATCCTCGACGAGCCGGCCAACGGCCTCGACCCGGCCGGCATCCGGGACATGCGGGCGCTGGTGAAGCGGCTCGCGGGGAGCGGGCTGACGGTCCTGCTGAGCTCGCACCACATGGACGAGGTCGAGGAGATCTGCGACAACGTCACGATCATGCGGCGCGGCAGTGTCGCCTTCCACGGCACCATCGCCGACCTGCGCGCGATGGCCCCCGACCCCGGCCACCTGCTCGCCACCACCGACGACGCGCGGGCGCTCGCGCTGGCCGCCGACCGGCCCGGCATCGAGGTCGAGCGCGACCCCGAGGCGGCGCTGGTGGTCACCGGGCCCCAGCACGAGGTCTCGGCGTACGTCGCGGACCTGGTGCGCGCCGGCCTGGACCTGCGCGCGTTCACCCCCACCCGGACGCCGCTGGAGGCGCTGTTCTTCATGCTCACCGACGCGACTCCCGACCTGGAGGAAGTCCGATGA
- a CDS encoding ABC transporter permease encodes MTTTLEAVAATTRTHPGLGAVLRWETRKLRAQYRAKAVLLGALLGPIPVVFIIHGQSRPPKDTLFGRFATENGFALALLVLGFASQWVLPLLTAIVAGDVFASEDQHGTWKTVLTRSTSRAQLFWAKALVASGFAVLVLAVLAASTIVSSLLVVGHQPLIGLSGQTVDPRSALELVAASWATTLPPMIGFTCLAILLSVWARNPAVGIAAPVVIGMVMQLVGALGGIEAVRPLLLTTPFESWHGLLTQPAFTGPLVQGVLVSAVWSLASLAVAFVLLRRRDITGG; translated from the coding sequence ATGACGACCACGCTGGAGGCCGTCGCCGCGACCACGCGGACGCACCCCGGGCTGGGGGCCGTGCTGCGGTGGGAGACCCGCAAGCTGCGCGCGCAATACCGCGCGAAGGCCGTGCTCCTCGGGGCGCTGCTGGGCCCGATCCCCGTCGTGTTCATCATCCACGGACAGTCGCGGCCGCCGAAGGACACGCTCTTCGGCCGGTTCGCCACGGAGAACGGCTTCGCCCTGGCGTTGCTGGTGCTCGGCTTCGCCTCGCAGTGGGTGCTGCCGCTGCTGACCGCGATCGTGGCCGGCGACGTCTTCGCCAGCGAGGACCAGCACGGCACGTGGAAGACCGTCCTGACCCGCTCGACGAGCCGGGCCCAGCTGTTCTGGGCCAAGGCCCTGGTCGCCAGCGGATTCGCCGTCCTCGTCCTGGCCGTCCTGGCCGCCTCCACGATCGTCTCGAGCCTCCTCGTCGTGGGCCACCAGCCGCTGATCGGCCTCTCCGGCCAGACCGTCGACCCGCGGTCCGCCCTGGAGCTCGTGGCCGCCAGCTGGGCGACCACCCTCCCGCCCATGATCGGCTTCACCTGCCTGGCGATCCTGCTGTCGGTGTGGGCCCGCAACCCCGCCGTCGGCATCGCCGCCCCGGTCGTGATCGGCATGGTGATGCAGCTCGTCGGCGCACTCGGCGGCATCGAGGCCGTGCGGCCGCTGCTGCTCACCACGCCGTTCGAGTCCTGGCACGGCCTGCTCACCCAACCGGCCTTCACCGGTCCGCTCGTCCAGGGGGTGCTGGTGAGCGCGGTGTGGAGCCTCGCGTCCCTCGCCGTCGCCTTCGTCCTGCTCCGCCGTCGCGACATCACCGGAGGCTGA
- the cimA gene encoding citramalate synthase, whose product MDLHGSFHVYDTTLRDGAQQEGLNLSVADKLSIARQLDGLGVGYIEGGWPGANPKDTEFFRRASQELDLRNARLAAFGATRRAGVRAADDPLVAALRDSGAGVVTLVAKSHDRHVELALRTTLEENLAMIRDTVSHLRAEGQQVFLDAEHFFDGYRANRDYALEVLRTAYDAGAEVIALCDTNGGMLPGWVADVVHDVLETAQVRVGIHCHNDTGCAVANTLAAVDAGATHVQGTINGYGERTGNADLVSVVANLELKLDRQVLPPGLLRDATRIAHAVAEVTNFPPASRQPYVGTSAFTHKAGLHASAIKVDPNLYQHMDPVGVGNDMRLLVSDMAGRASIELKGRELGFDLSGDKDLVTRVTDRVKKLESRGYTFEAADASFELLLVEEVEGRRPSYFEVESWRVITETLSNRGADDEAVSEATVKLKAEGVRYVVTGEGNGPVNALDAALRSAIGQAFPEVAKFELIDYKVRILDQGHGTDAITRVLIETSDGVSSWVTVGVGHNVIEASWGALVDGLTFGLRKHHDAS is encoded by the coding sequence ATGGACCTGCACGGCTCGTTCCACGTCTACGACACCACCCTGCGCGACGGAGCGCAGCAGGAGGGGCTCAACCTCTCCGTCGCCGACAAGCTGAGCATCGCGCGGCAGCTGGACGGGCTCGGCGTGGGTTACATCGAGGGCGGCTGGCCGGGCGCCAACCCCAAGGACACCGAGTTCTTCCGCCGCGCCAGCCAGGAGCTGGACCTGCGCAACGCCCGGCTCGCGGCCTTCGGCGCCACCCGCCGGGCCGGCGTGAGGGCCGCCGACGACCCGCTGGTGGCGGCGCTGCGCGACAGCGGCGCCGGGGTGGTCACCCTGGTCGCGAAGTCCCACGACCGGCACGTCGAGCTCGCGCTGCGGACCACGCTCGAGGAGAACCTCGCGATGATCCGCGACACCGTGAGCCACCTCCGCGCGGAGGGCCAGCAGGTCTTCCTCGACGCCGAGCACTTCTTCGACGGCTACCGCGCCAACCGCGACTACGCCCTCGAGGTGCTCCGCACGGCGTACGACGCGGGCGCCGAGGTGATCGCGCTCTGCGACACCAACGGCGGCATGCTCCCCGGCTGGGTCGCCGACGTCGTCCACGACGTCCTCGAGACCGCCCAGGTGCGCGTCGGCATCCACTGCCACAACGACACCGGGTGCGCCGTGGCCAACACCCTCGCCGCGGTCGACGCCGGCGCCACCCACGTCCAGGGCACCATCAACGGCTACGGGGAGCGCACGGGCAACGCCGACCTGGTCTCGGTCGTGGCCAACCTCGAGCTCAAGCTGGACCGCCAGGTGCTGCCGCCGGGCCTCCTGCGCGACGCCACCCGGATCGCCCACGCGGTCGCCGAGGTCACCAACTTCCCGCCCGCGTCCCGGCAGCCGTACGTCGGCACCTCGGCCTTCACGCACAAGGCGGGGCTGCACGCGAGCGCCATCAAGGTCGACCCCAACCTCTACCAGCACATGGACCCGGTCGGGGTCGGCAACGACATGAGGCTGCTCGTCTCCGACATGGCCGGCCGGGCGTCCATCGAGCTCAAGGGTCGGGAGCTCGGCTTCGACCTCAGCGGGGACAAGGACCTCGTCACCCGCGTCACCGACCGCGTCAAAAAGCTGGAGTCACGCGGCTACACCTTCGAGGCCGCGGACGCCTCCTTCGAGCTGCTGCTGGTCGAGGAGGTCGAGGGCCGGCGCCCGTCGTACTTCGAGGTCGAGTCGTGGCGGGTGATCACCGAGACCCTCAGCAACCGCGGCGCCGACGACGAGGCGGTCTCCGAGGCGACGGTGAAGCTGAAGGCCGAGGGCGTCCGCTACGTCGTGACCGGGGAGGGCAACGGCCCGGTCAACGCGCTGGACGCGGCGCTCCGCTCGGCGATCGGCCAGGCGTTCCCCGAGGTCGCGAAGTTCGAGCTGATCGACTACAAGGTCCGGATCCTCGACCAGGGGCACGGCACCGACGCCATCACCCGCGTGCTGATCGAGACCAGCGACGGGGTGTCGTCGTGGGTGACCGTCGGGGTCGGCCACAACGTGATCGAGGCGTCGTGGGGGGCGCTGGTCGACGGACTCACCTTCGGCCTGCGCAAGCACCACGACGCCTCATGA
- a CDS encoding protein kinase domain-containing protein codes for MTTTPRHDGRRPEQAPPGLTVGPYSLLSRIGEGGMGVVHLAQRPGGERVALKVLRPHIVGDDEARARLAREVNSLSRIRSRWVAEIVDSDPWGDIPFVATRYVPGLSLHDHVVDEGAITGRDLVWFAGCLAEGLASVHDVGVLHRDVKPTNVLMEGRTPILIDFGLARVADDPKLTHTGWLLGTPGYLAPEILYGDDASAASDVHSWAATVAYAGTGHAPFGRGPSMAIMDRVRRGQHDLSGLPRDLHDVVAAALDPDPGQRPTLGAILEWLRPQTTRVQAVVPPPPTGPGDDHTVPLAIAAQAWGDDETDVLRDRQGDGEEPDGATRMYETERIDEWGEPVEFGQPRVPVLVRLRRLALLVAGAVTVGAGAAAYPWPTVALVLVLVWLLRSGSLAASAVGNRRSRRGRKWYDGAQFLLGAPWDLVRSIPGTVLLTLWSAGLATAGALLCYGASAGTQVTLFVSGLLLAASFWFGPGGSRVRSPLGRVVNPLAAEGRRFLVGLVVLLAVAAVIGFRVDTAGTSWLPGNGRPFAHWSVPDRLSGLHVPMG; via the coding sequence GTGACGACCACGCCGCGCCACGACGGGCGCCGCCCTGAGCAGGCCCCGCCGGGCCTGACCGTGGGTCCCTACTCCCTCCTCTCCCGCATCGGTGAGGGGGGCATGGGCGTCGTCCACCTCGCCCAGAGGCCCGGCGGGGAGCGGGTCGCGCTCAAGGTGCTGCGCCCGCACATCGTCGGTGACGACGAGGCCCGTGCGCGGCTGGCCCGCGAGGTCAACTCGCTGAGCCGGATCCGCAGCCGCTGGGTCGCCGAGATCGTCGACTCCGACCCGTGGGGCGACATCCCCTTCGTGGCGACCCGCTACGTGCCCGGCCTCTCGCTGCACGACCACGTCGTCGACGAGGGTGCCATCACCGGCCGCGACCTGGTCTGGTTCGCCGGTTGCCTGGCCGAGGGCCTCGCCTCGGTCCACGACGTCGGCGTCCTGCACCGCGACGTGAAGCCCACCAACGTGCTGATGGAGGGCCGCACGCCGATCCTCATCGACTTCGGCCTGGCCCGCGTCGCCGACGACCCCAAGCTCACCCACACCGGCTGGCTGCTCGGCACCCCCGGCTACCTCGCGCCCGAGATCCTCTACGGCGACGACGCCAGCGCCGCCTCCGACGTGCACTCCTGGGCGGCCACGGTCGCCTACGCCGGCACCGGCCACGCGCCCTTCGGTCGCGGCCCGTCGATGGCGATCATGGACCGCGTCCGCCGCGGTCAGCACGACCTCTCCGGCCTGCCCCGCGACCTGCACGACGTGGTCGCGGCGGCCCTCGACCCCGACCCCGGCCAGCGCCCGACGCTGGGAGCGATCCTGGAGTGGCTGCGCCCGCAGACCACCCGCGTGCAGGCCGTCGTCCCGCCGCCGCCCACGGGACCGGGCGACGACCACACCGTCCCGCTCGCGATCGCCGCGCAGGCGTGGGGCGATGACGAGACCGACGTGCTCCGGGACAGGCAGGGCGACGGCGAGGAGCCCGACGGGGCCACCCGGATGTACGAGACCGAGCGGATCGACGAGTGGGGCGAGCCGGTCGAGTTCGGCCAGCCCCGCGTCCCGGTCCTGGTCCGGTTGCGCCGCCTCGCCCTGCTCGTCGCCGGTGCCGTGACCGTGGGCGCCGGCGCCGCGGCGTACCCCTGGCCGACCGTGGCCCTGGTCCTCGTCCTCGTCTGGCTGCTGCGCAGCGGCTCGCTCGCGGCCAGCGCGGTCGGCAACCGCCGATCGCGGCGCGGCCGGAAGTGGTACGACGGCGCGCAGTTCCTCCTCGGCGCGCCCTGGGACCTCGTCCGCTCGATCCCGGGCACCGTCCTGCTCACGCTGTGGAGCGCCGGGCTGGCCACCGCCGGCGCGCTCCTCTGCTACGGCGCGTCGGCGGGCACGCAGGTCACCCTCTTCGTCAGCGGTCTCCTGCTGGCCGCGTCGTTCTGGTTCGGCCCCGGCGGCTCCCGGGTCCGGTCCCCGCTGGGACGTGTGGTCAACCCGCTGGCCGCGGAGGGCCGGCGGTTCCTCGTGGGGCTCGTGGTCCTGCTCGCGGTCGCCGCCGTCATCGGCTTCCGCGTCGACACGGCCGGCACCAGCTGGCTGCCCGGCAACGGCCGACCCTTCGCCCACTGGTCGGTGCCCGACCGGCTCTCGGGGCTCCACGTGCCGATGGGGTGA